In Isoptericola jiangsuensis, the following proteins share a genomic window:
- a CDS encoding 1-acyl-sn-glycerol-3-phosphate acyltransferase translates to MIAPPPRWVRRVLLAPLVVALAVVMVPTALMLALVVGAALTWVLPGRLRLLRALWMAAFYVVWDAAALLALLGLWIASGCGLAARRPWYRRAHVRLARGMLAVFFWQVRWTLRLRIDVEIVDGDRSDGALVDAPLVVVSRHAGPGDSFILVDRLLGLAGRAPAVVLKDTLQWDPAVDVLLHRLPSAFVTPAARRPPGRPGARETVHRIARDLTAGDALVLFPEGGNVTPRRRAARIDALRAAGQEDLARRAEAMGNVMAPHTGGFSAALDGVPGAAVLVVAHTGLERLVTLRDIWRELPMDKTITLGGRLHRPGTLPADDVGRAAWLFDQWEVVDRWIAERTPQAESPSTRRGTKIRGSG, encoded by the coding sequence GTGATCGCCCCGCCACCCCGCTGGGTCCGCCGTGTCCTGCTGGCACCCCTCGTGGTCGCCCTCGCCGTGGTCATGGTGCCCACCGCCCTCATGCTCGCCCTCGTCGTCGGCGCCGCCCTCACCTGGGTGCTGCCCGGACGCCTGCGCCTCCTGCGCGCGCTGTGGATGGCCGCGTTCTACGTCGTGTGGGACGCCGCCGCGCTCCTCGCCCTCCTCGGCCTGTGGATCGCGTCGGGGTGCGGGCTCGCCGCCCGCCGCCCCTGGTACCGGCGTGCCCACGTCCGTCTCGCGCGCGGCATGCTCGCCGTGTTCTTCTGGCAGGTGCGCTGGACGTTGCGCCTGCGCATCGACGTCGAGATCGTCGACGGCGACCGCTCCGACGGCGCCCTGGTCGACGCGCCGCTCGTCGTCGTCAGCCGGCACGCGGGACCCGGGGACTCGTTCATCCTCGTCGACCGGCTCCTCGGCCTCGCCGGACGCGCCCCCGCCGTCGTCCTCAAGGACACCCTCCAGTGGGACCCGGCCGTCGACGTGCTCCTGCACCGGCTGCCGTCCGCGTTCGTCACCCCCGCCGCACGGCGTCCCCCGGGACGTCCCGGCGCCCGTGAGACGGTCCACCGCATCGCCCGCGACCTGACCGCCGGTGACGCCCTCGTCCTCTTCCCCGAGGGCGGCAACGTCACCCCTCGGCGCCGCGCCGCCCGCATCGACGCGCTGCGCGCCGCCGGTCAGGAGGACCTCGCCCGCCGGGCGGAGGCGATGGGCAACGTCATGGCACCCCACACCGGCGGGTTCTCCGCCGCGCTGGACGGCGTGCCCGGTGCCGCCGTCCTCGTCGTCGCGCACACCGGTCTCGAACGCCTCGTCACCCTCAGGGACATCTGGCGCGAGCTCCCCATGGACAAGACCATCACCCTCGGCGGACGCCTCCACCGCCCCGGCACCCTGCCCGCCGACGACGTCGGCCGCGCCGCCTGGCTGTTCGACCAGTGGGAGGTCGTGGACCGCTGGATCGCCGAGCGCACCCCTCAGGCGGAGTCGCCCTCGACCAGGCGGGGCACGAAGATCCGCGGCTCCGGGTAG
- a CDS encoding DUF6221 family protein: MSITEFLERRLDEDEKVAGAADLVSSGLETPPFSSRYDELTDHILRWRPSRVLAEIRARRHMLELAYEATGLDMDRDLDRALGSRERSGVAYVGDRMLRSLAMPYADHPDYDEAWRL; this comes from the coding sequence ATGAGCATCACCGAGTTCCTGGAACGCCGGCTCGACGAGGACGAGAAGGTCGCCGGCGCGGCTGACCTCGTCTCCTCGGGGCTGGAGACGCCACCGTTCTCGTCGCGGTACGACGAGCTGACGGACCACATCCTGCGCTGGCGGCCGTCGCGGGTCCTGGCGGAGATCCGGGCCCGCCGGCACATGCTCGAGCTCGCCTACGAGGCGACGGGGCTGGACATGGACCGGGACCTCGACCGGGCGCTGGGGTCGCGGGAGCGCAGCGGGGTGGCGTACGTCGGCGACCGCATGCTGCGTTCGCTGGCCATGCCCTACGCCGACCACCCCGACTACGACGAGGCGTGGCGGCTGTAG
- a CDS encoding Glu/Leu/Phe/Val family dehydrogenase: MTTTSTRPAPAADASPLATAHHQLATAVAHLGYDDGLHQMLATPRREMHVAVPLRRDDGSSALFHGFRVQHNVSRGPGKGGLRYHPSVDIDEVRALAMWMSWKCAIVDLPFGGAKGGIGIDPREHSTAELERVTRRYTSELMPVIGPETDIMAPDMGTDAGTMAWIMDTYSVNRGYTIPAVVTGKPLTVGGSLGRGTATSAGIVHVTAAALKEDDVPLDSVSVAIQGFGKVGGHAAAIFAERGAKVVAVSDQYGGVRADDGLDVARLFTHVERTGSVVGFDGADPVSNEELLGLDVDVLVPAAVEGVLTATTAHHVRARWVVEGANGPTTTAADEILAAKGVTVVPDVLANAGGVVVSYFEWVQANQAYWWTEPEIAEKLAWRMASAYASVSALARRDELSLREAALIIGVQRTAEAHQIRGLYP, translated from the coding sequence TTGACGACGACGTCGACCCGCCCGGCCCCCGCGGCCGACGCCTCGCCCCTGGCGACGGCGCACCACCAGCTGGCGACGGCGGTCGCCCACCTGGGCTACGACGACGGGCTGCACCAGATGCTCGCGACCCCGCGTCGTGAGATGCACGTGGCGGTCCCCCTGCGCCGGGACGACGGCTCCTCGGCGCTGTTCCACGGCTTCCGCGTGCAGCACAACGTGTCCCGCGGCCCCGGCAAGGGCGGCCTGCGCTACCACCCGAGCGTCGACATCGACGAGGTGCGGGCGCTGGCCATGTGGATGTCCTGGAAGTGCGCGATCGTCGACCTGCCGTTCGGCGGCGCGAAGGGCGGCATCGGCATCGACCCGCGGGAGCACTCGACGGCGGAGCTGGAGCGGGTGACGCGCCGGTACACGTCCGAGCTCATGCCCGTCATCGGGCCCGAGACCGACATCATGGCGCCCGACATGGGCACGGACGCCGGGACGATGGCGTGGATCATGGACACGTACTCCGTGAACCGCGGCTACACGATCCCCGCGGTGGTCACGGGCAAGCCGCTGACCGTCGGCGGGTCGCTGGGCCGTGGCACGGCGACCAGCGCGGGCATCGTGCACGTGACGGCGGCCGCGCTGAAGGAGGACGACGTCCCGCTGGACTCGGTGTCCGTCGCGATCCAGGGCTTCGGCAAGGTGGGCGGGCACGCGGCGGCAATCTTCGCCGAGCGCGGCGCGAAGGTCGTCGCGGTGAGCGACCAGTACGGGGGCGTGCGCGCCGACGACGGCCTGGACGTGGCGCGGCTGTTCACGCACGTGGAGCGGACGGGGTCGGTCGTGGGGTTCGACGGCGCCGACCCGGTGTCGAACGAGGAGCTGCTGGGCCTGGACGTGGACGTGCTCGTGCCCGCCGCCGTGGAGGGCGTGCTCACGGCGACCACGGCGCACCACGTGCGCGCCCGCTGGGTCGTCGAGGGCGCCAACGGGCCCACGACGACGGCGGCGGACGAGATCCTGGCGGCCAAGGGCGTCACGGTGGTCCCCGACGTGCTCGCGAACGCCGGCGGCGTGGTCGTGTCGTACTTCGAGTGGGTCCAGGCGAACCAGGCGTACTGGTGGACGGAGCCGGAGATCGCCGAGAAGCTGGCCTGGCGGATGGCGTCCGCGTACGCGTCCGTGTCGGCGCTGGCGCGTCGGGACGAGCTGTCGCTGCGGGAGGCCGCGCTGATCATCGGCGTGCAGCGCACCGCCGAGGCGCACCAGATCCGCGGGCTGTACCCCTGA
- a CDS encoding patatin-like phospholipase family protein — protein sequence MTTAFVLGGGGVRGAVHVGMIQALLEQGVRPELVVGTSIGAINGAALAADPTPAVVDRLVEAWASPVAASVYGEPWYRQIGHLARSRTHVFDPAKLRALVEGTVGDHRTFADLEVPLVVAAASIERAAEHWFDTGPLVDAIVASASVPGALPPAEIDGEHFLDGGLVNSIPLGEAVRRGATTVYVLQVGRVEEPLTVPRTPSDVAKVAFEISRRHRFFRELADVPLGVAVHVLPSGGPVPGDEKIGSFRRLDATRDRIGRSYDAARTYLAEHA from the coding sequence GTGACCACAGCGTTCGTGCTCGGAGGCGGCGGGGTGCGCGGCGCCGTCCACGTCGGGATGATCCAGGCGCTGCTGGAGCAGGGGGTCCGGCCCGAACTCGTCGTCGGCACCTCCATCGGCGCGATCAACGGGGCCGCGCTCGCCGCCGATCCCACGCCCGCCGTCGTCGACCGGCTCGTCGAGGCCTGGGCGTCTCCCGTCGCCGCGAGCGTCTACGGCGAACCCTGGTACCGCCAGATCGGGCACCTCGCCCGGTCCCGCACCCACGTGTTCGACCCTGCCAAGCTGCGCGCCCTCGTCGAGGGCACCGTCGGGGACCACCGCACGTTCGCCGACCTCGAGGTGCCGCTCGTCGTCGCCGCCGCCAGCATCGAGCGGGCCGCCGAGCACTGGTTCGACACCGGACCCCTCGTCGACGCGATCGTCGCGTCGGCGTCCGTGCCCGGCGCGCTGCCGCCCGCCGAGATCGACGGCGAGCACTTCCTCGACGGCGGTCTCGTCAACTCCATCCCGCTCGGGGAGGCCGTGCGGCGCGGCGCCACCACCGTGTACGTCCTGCAGGTCGGGCGGGTCGAGGAACCCCTCACCGTGCCCCGCACCCCGTCCGACGTCGCGAAGGTCGCCTTCGAGATCTCCCGGCGCCACCGGTTCTTCCGCGAGCTCGCGGACGTGCCGCTCGGCGTCGCCGTGCACGTCCTGCCCTCCGGCGGGCCCGTGCCGGGCGACGAGAAGATCGGCTCGTTCCGGCGGCTCGACGCCACCCGCGACCGAATCGGCCGGTCCTACGACGCCGCCCGCACCTACCTCGCGGAGCACGCGTGA
- a CDS encoding tryptophan-rich sensory protein — MTAPTGTTTTTGPTAADRVRQAVVLVGALVAVAAAAVGSGAFGGQPIQDAAGGALSAEATVVAPGTPAFRIWSVIYLGLVVTAVVQALPGRAADPRWRATAWWVLASMALNALWIAVVQAGWLWGSVVVIAALLVVLGVLLVRYVRLPRTRTLDGVVAEATTGLYLGWVCVATLANVTAALSAAAVGDLGLGASAWGAVLVLAGAAIVVAVAVRAVRRPVVAVATGLAAGWGLAWIAVARTQGPLVDATVATAATVAAAVAALVPVALVVLARRRR; from the coding sequence ATGACCGCACCCACCGGCACCACCACGACCACCGGACCCACCGCCGCCGACCGCGTCCGCCAGGCGGTGGTGCTCGTCGGGGCGCTCGTCGCCGTCGCCGCGGCGGCGGTCGGCTCCGGCGCCTTCGGCGGGCAGCCGATCCAGGACGCCGCGGGCGGCGCGCTGTCCGCCGAGGCCACCGTCGTCGCCCCCGGCACCCCGGCGTTCCGCATCTGGTCCGTCATCTACCTCGGGCTCGTCGTCACCGCCGTCGTCCAGGCCCTGCCCGGACGTGCCGCCGACCCGCGCTGGCGGGCCACCGCCTGGTGGGTGCTGGCGTCCATGGCGCTCAACGCCCTGTGGATCGCCGTCGTGCAGGCCGGGTGGCTGTGGGGGAGCGTGGTCGTCATCGCCGCGCTGCTCGTCGTGCTGGGCGTCCTGCTCGTCCGGTACGTGCGGCTCCCGCGCACCCGGACCCTCGACGGCGTCGTCGCCGAGGCCACCACCGGCCTCTACCTCGGCTGGGTGTGCGTCGCCACCCTCGCGAACGTCACCGCGGCGCTGTCCGCCGCCGCCGTGGGTGACCTGGGCCTGGGCGCGTCCGCCTGGGGCGCCGTCCTCGTGCTCGCGGGCGCGGCGATCGTCGTCGCCGTCGCCGTCCGCGCCGTGCGGCGACCCGTCGTCGCCGTGGCCACCGGCCTCGCCGCCGGGTGGGGGCTGGCGTGGATCGCCGTCGCCCGCACGCAGGGGCCGCTCGTCGACGCGACCGTCGCGACCGCCGCGACCGTGGCCGCCGCCGTCGCGGCCCTCGTGCCCGTGGCGCTCGTCGTCCTGGCGCGCCGGCGTCGCTGA
- a CDS encoding ferrochelatase gives MPATPRSLDVAPYDALLLYSFGGPNKPEDVVPFLRNVTVGKGIPDSRLEEVGEHYYGFGGKSPINEQNLALKAALEAELARRGLDLPVVWGNRNWEPYTTDAIDELERLGAQRAVALVTSAYSSYSGCRQYREDLAVVLEKRGQLDADGSTGVQFDKIRSYFNHPGFVQANLDAVADGFAELVAKGGDPRAARLVFVTHSIPDTMEAASRLSHATYSAQHLDVARTVVAGLAERLGHDVAWDLAYCSRSGPPSQPWLEPDVNDHLEALAGEGVTDVVMAPIGFVSDHMEVAYDLDTEAMATAAELGMTAVRAGTVGTREPFVRALVDLLLERAAIARGEDVAEETVGDLPAYRSVCAPGCCLRRDGEPSGVPALCGSGLTV, from the coding sequence ATGCCTGCGACCCCCCGGTCACTCGACGTTGCCCCGTACGACGCGCTGCTGCTCTACTCCTTCGGCGGCCCGAACAAGCCCGAGGACGTCGTCCCGTTCCTGCGGAACGTGACGGTCGGCAAGGGCATCCCGGACTCCCGGCTGGAGGAGGTCGGCGAGCACTACTACGGCTTCGGCGGCAAGAGCCCCATCAACGAGCAGAACCTCGCGCTGAAGGCCGCGCTCGAGGCCGAGCTCGCCCGACGCGGCCTCGACCTGCCCGTCGTGTGGGGCAACCGCAACTGGGAGCCGTACACCACCGACGCGATCGACGAGCTCGAACGGCTGGGCGCGCAGCGCGCGGTCGCCCTCGTCACCTCCGCCTACTCGTCGTACTCCGGCTGCCGCCAGTACCGCGAGGACCTGGCCGTCGTGCTCGAGAAGCGCGGCCAGCTCGACGCCGACGGCTCGACCGGCGTGCAGTTCGACAAGATCCGCTCGTACTTCAACCACCCGGGCTTCGTGCAGGCCAACCTCGACGCCGTCGCCGACGGTTTCGCGGAGCTCGTCGCGAAGGGTGGCGACCCCCGCGCCGCGCGTCTGGTCTTCGTCACCCACTCCATCCCCGACACGATGGAGGCCGCGTCACGCCTGTCGCACGCCACCTACTCCGCGCAGCACCTCGACGTCGCGCGCACCGTGGTCGCCGGCCTCGCCGAGCGGCTCGGGCACGACGTCGCGTGGGACCTCGCCTACTGCTCCCGCTCCGGCCCGCCCAGCCAGCCGTGGCTCGAGCCGGACGTCAACGACCACCTCGAGGCGCTCGCCGGCGAGGGCGTCACGGACGTCGTCATGGCGCCCATCGGGTTCGTGTCCGACCACATGGAGGTCGCCTACGACCTCGACACCGAGGCGATGGCCACGGCCGCCGAGCTCGGCATGACGGCGGTGCGCGCAGGGACCGTCGGCACCCGCGAGCCGTTCGTGCGGGCCCTGGTGGACCTGCTGCTGGAGCGCGCCGCGATCGCCCGCGGCGAGGACGTCGCCGAGGAGACCGTGGGCGACCTGCCCGCGTACCGCTCGGTGTGCGCGCCCGGCTGCTGCCTGCGCCGCGACGGGGAGCCCAGCGGCGTCCCCGCGCTGTGCGGCTCCGGCCTGACCGTCTGA
- the hemQ gene encoding hydrogen peroxide-dependent heme synthase — MTDTHVHGDTGHDVDTTAINEGIRYTMWSVFALSESVPADAAERAALVAEAEDAVWGGATERDAAATEGDVVVRGWYDVGGLRADADLMLWTHGPSIEAVQGAYRRLLASALGRGLEPVWSVAALHRPAEFNRGHVPAFLAGEEPREYLCVYPFVRSYDWYLLPEDERRTMLRDHGTAAAGYKDVRANTVSAFALGDYEWLLAFEASELHRIVDLMRDLRATEARRHVREEIPFYTGPRTTLAAWVDAQPQD, encoded by the coding sequence ATGACCGACACCCACGTCCACGGCGACACGGGCCACGACGTCGACACCACGGCGATCAACGAGGGCATCCGCTACACGATGTGGTCGGTGTTCGCGCTGTCGGAGTCCGTGCCGGCGGACGCCGCCGAGCGGGCCGCGCTCGTCGCCGAGGCGGAGGACGCCGTCTGGGGCGGCGCGACCGAGCGTGACGCCGCCGCCACCGAGGGCGACGTCGTCGTGCGCGGCTGGTACGACGTGGGCGGCCTGCGCGCGGACGCGGACCTCATGCTCTGGACGCACGGCCCGAGCATCGAGGCGGTGCAGGGCGCCTACCGCCGGCTGCTCGCCTCGGCGCTGGGACGCGGCCTGGAGCCGGTGTGGTCGGTGGCGGCGCTCCACCGTCCGGCGGAGTTCAACCGCGGTCACGTGCCCGCGTTCCTCGCGGGCGAGGAGCCGCGCGAGTACCTGTGCGTGTACCCGTTCGTCCGGTCGTACGACTGGTACCTGCTCCCCGAGGACGAGCGCCGCACGATGCTGCGCGACCACGGCACGGCCGCCGCGGGGTACAAGGACGTGCGCGCGAACACGGTGTCGGCGTTCGCCCTCGGGGACTACGAGTGGCTCCTGGCCTTCGAGGCCTCGGAGCTGCACCGCATCGTCGACCTCATGCGCGACCTGCGGGCCACCGAGGCGCGGCGCCACGTCCGCGAGGAGATCCCGTTCTACACCGGTCCGCGCACGACGCTCGCGGCGTGGGTGGACGCGCAGCCGCAGGACTGA
- a CDS encoding proline dehydrogenase family protein, with the protein MSTSVPARSTSTPGAAETAALVEDAVALAHSWIAAAHEAGATTTRADRRTRATAERLGALVADPAGLELAVGFVDDVARPQDVRVAAKALARLGRDAGAASFLSPVDRALFKVGAAVAPTLPSVVVPAARVRLRQLVGHLVADAGSGLGKHLARTRAEGYTLNVNLLGEAVLGADEADARLRRTLELVRRPDVDYVSVKVSSVAAQLVTWDLDGSRERVVERLLPLYRAARDHGVFLNLDMEEYRDLALTTAVFRDVLDRDELRGLEAGIVLQAYLPDALGALDELTAWAQQRVAAGGARVKVRLVKGANLAMEHVEAELHDWALAPYGTKPEVDANYVRLLDHHLTPERTAAVRVGVASHNLFHVALAVLLGRARGVSEGLDVEMLQGMAPLEARLVKGEVSKDGGRVVLYTPVVRDEDFDVAISYLVRRLEENAAVQNFLHASFAPPVEVPGVSGTAMDRQEVAFRASVTHGVDYDPQDVAPRRRSRFAADGTPGTPQEPAAASDRPGAPVGFRNAADTDPAVAEHRAWAARIVGPDSGFVPVQAPEVTDVATIDTAVARAVEVGAAWAAVAPADRARVLRDAARRLEARRGELVAAAVHEAGKTVAEADPEITEAVDFAHYYAAAAEALDTVDGATFHPDGVTLVTPPWNFPVAIPVGGVLAALAAGSTVLAKPAPPTPRCFELAVGAVQDALDAAADSLGLAADVAHDVVQYVRVPDGDLGRHLVTHPDVARVVLTGSIETAEMFARWRPGRPVLAETSGKNALIVTPSADLDLAVADLVRSAFGHAGQKCSAASLVILVGPVGDPTTTTGERFRRQLVDSVRSLAVGPATSLSTVMGPLTEPAAGKLHRALTTLEPGETWLVEPRRLDDVAAAAGLDPDRLWTPGLRDGVAPGSFFHLTEVFGPVLGIMRADTLEQAVALANQVSFGLTGGIHSLDADEVATWLDTVEVGNAYVNRQITGAIVQRQSFGGWKASAVGPGAKAGGPNYVAQLGAWSDAGDVPDRAGDPEGWLAWARTSDDDAWTREFARGHDESGLDVEENTFRYRPVEHVTVRVGDGALPVEVRRVLAAADRAGVRAVVVPDSDAGWGVPHEPAMTHEAFAAAVEAGEVTGRIRVVGTAPGLRAAAVGRLGEVAVLDHPVVAAGRRELLTFLREQAVSRTRHRYGHRRA; encoded by the coding sequence ATGAGCACTTCTGTCCCTGCGCGGAGCACCAGCACCCCGGGCGCCGCGGAGACCGCCGCCCTGGTCGAGGACGCCGTCGCCCTCGCCCACTCCTGGATCGCCGCCGCCCACGAGGCCGGCGCCACCACGACCCGCGCCGACCGGCGCACCCGTGCCACCGCGGAGCGCCTCGGCGCGCTCGTCGCGGACCCCGCCGGCCTGGAGCTCGCCGTCGGGTTCGTCGACGACGTCGCCCGCCCCCAGGACGTCCGCGTGGCCGCGAAGGCGCTGGCCCGGCTCGGCCGCGACGCCGGTGCGGCGTCGTTCCTGTCGCCCGTCGACCGCGCCCTGTTCAAGGTCGGCGCGGCCGTCGCCCCCACGCTGCCGTCCGTCGTCGTGCCCGCCGCGCGCGTGCGCCTGCGCCAGCTCGTCGGGCACCTCGTCGCCGACGCCGGGTCGGGTCTCGGCAAGCACCTCGCGCGGACCCGCGCCGAGGGCTACACCCTCAACGTCAACCTGCTCGGCGAGGCCGTCCTCGGCGCCGACGAGGCCGACGCCCGCCTGCGGCGCACGCTCGAGCTCGTCCGCCGACCCGACGTCGACTACGTGTCCGTCAAGGTGTCGTCCGTCGCCGCCCAGCTCGTCACGTGGGACCTCGACGGCTCGCGCGAGCGCGTCGTGGAGCGCCTGCTGCCGCTGTACCGCGCGGCCCGGGACCACGGCGTGTTCCTCAACCTCGACATGGAGGAGTACCGCGACCTCGCCCTCACCACGGCCGTGTTCCGCGACGTCCTCGACCGCGACGAGCTGCGCGGCCTCGAGGCCGGCATCGTCCTGCAGGCCTACCTGCCGGACGCCCTCGGCGCGCTCGACGAGCTCACCGCGTGGGCGCAGCAGCGCGTCGCGGCCGGCGGGGCCCGCGTCAAGGTCCGGCTCGTCAAGGGCGCGAACCTCGCCATGGAGCACGTCGAGGCCGAGCTGCACGACTGGGCGCTCGCGCCCTACGGGACGAAGCCCGAGGTGGACGCCAACTACGTGCGTCTCCTCGACCACCACCTCACCCCCGAGCGCACCGCCGCCGTGCGCGTCGGCGTCGCCTCCCACAACCTGTTCCACGTCGCGCTCGCCGTGCTGCTGGGCCGGGCCCGCGGCGTCAGCGAGGGCCTCGACGTCGAGATGCTCCAGGGCATGGCCCCCCTCGAGGCGCGCCTCGTCAAGGGCGAGGTGTCCAAGGACGGCGGCCGCGTCGTGCTCTACACCCCCGTCGTGCGCGACGAGGACTTCGACGTCGCCATCTCCTACCTCGTGCGTCGCCTCGAGGAGAACGCCGCCGTGCAGAACTTCCTGCACGCCTCGTTCGCGCCGCCGGTGGAGGTGCCGGGTGTGTCCGGCACCGCGATGGACCGCCAGGAGGTCGCGTTCCGCGCGTCCGTCACCCACGGCGTCGACTACGACCCGCAGGACGTCGCGCCCCGGCGCCGCTCCCGGTTCGCCGCCGACGGCACGCCCGGGACGCCGCAGGAGCCCGCCGCGGCGTCCGACCGACCCGGCGCCCCCGTCGGGTTCCGCAACGCCGCCGACACCGACCCCGCCGTCGCCGAGCACCGCGCCTGGGCCGCCCGGATCGTCGGCCCGGACAGCGGCTTCGTGCCCGTGCAGGCCCCCGAGGTGACCGACGTCGCCACGATCGACACCGCGGTGGCCCGCGCCGTCGAGGTCGGGGCCGCCTGGGCCGCCGTCGCCCCCGCCGACCGCGCCCGCGTCCTGCGCGACGCCGCCCGCCGCCTGGAGGCCCGCCGCGGCGAGCTCGTCGCCGCCGCCGTCCACGAGGCCGGCAAGACCGTCGCCGAGGCCGACCCCGAGATCACCGAGGCCGTCGACTTCGCGCACTACTACGCCGCCGCCGCCGAGGCCCTCGACACCGTCGACGGCGCGACGTTCCACCCCGACGGCGTCACACTGGTCACCCCGCCGTGGAACTTCCCGGTCGCCATCCCCGTCGGCGGCGTCCTCGCGGCGCTCGCGGCCGGGTCCACCGTGCTCGCCAAGCCCGCACCGCCCACGCCGCGCTGCTTCGAGCTCGCCGTCGGCGCCGTCCAGGACGCCCTCGACGCCGCCGCGGACTCCCTCGGGCTGGCCGCCGACGTGGCCCACGACGTCGTCCAGTACGTGCGCGTCCCCGACGGCGACCTCGGCCGCCACCTCGTCACCCACCCGGACGTCGCCCGCGTCGTGCTCACCGGCTCGATCGAGACCGCCGAGATGTTCGCCCGCTGGCGGCCCGGACGACCCGTCCTCGCCGAGACCTCCGGCAAGAACGCGCTGATCGTCACCCCGTCGGCCGACCTCGACCTCGCCGTCGCCGACCTCGTCAGGAGCGCGTTCGGGCACGCCGGGCAGAAGTGCTCCGCGGCGTCCCTCGTCATCCTCGTCGGCCCCGTCGGCGACCCCACCACCACGACCGGCGAACGGTTCCGCCGCCAGCTCGTCGACTCGGTGCGCTCGCTCGCCGTCGGGCCGGCCACGTCGCTGTCGACCGTGATGGGTCCCCTCACCGAGCCGGCCGCCGGCAAGCTGCACCGCGCGCTCACCACGCTGGAGCCGGGGGAGACGTGGCTCGTCGAGCCGCGTCGCCTCGACGACGTCGCCGCCGCCGCGGGCCTCGACCCCGACCGCCTGTGGACCCCCGGGCTGCGCGACGGCGTCGCGCCCGGCTCGTTCTTCCACCTCACCGAGGTGTTCGGGCCCGTCCTCGGCATCATGCGCGCCGACACCCTGGAGCAGGCCGTCGCGCTCGCCAACCAGGTGTCGTTCGGGCTCACCGGCGGCATCCACTCCCTCGACGCCGACGAGGTCGCGACCTGGCTCGACACCGTCGAGGTCGGCAACGCCTACGTCAACCGACAGATCACGGGAGCGATCGTGCAGCGACAGTCGTTCGGCGGCTGGAAGGCCTCCGCCGTCGGACCCGGCGCCAAGGCGGGCGGCCCCAACTACGTCGCCCAGCTCGGCGCGTGGTCCGACGCCGGCGACGTCCCGGACCGGGCCGGCGACCCCGAGGGCTGGCTCGCCTGGGCGCGGACCTCCGACGACGACGCCTGGACCCGTGAGTTCGCCCGCGGCCACGACGAGTCCGGCCTCGACGTCGAGGAGAACACGTTCCGCTACCGGCCCGTCGAGCACGTCACCGTGCGCGTCGGCGACGGCGCCCTGCCCGTCGAGGTGCGCCGCGTGCTCGCCGCCGCCGACCGGGCCGGGGTGCGCGCCGTCGTCGTCCCCGACTCCGACGCCGGCTGGGGCGTGCCCCACGAGCCGGCCATGACCCACGAGGCGTTCGCCGCCGCCGTCGAGGCCGGCGAGGTCACGGGGCGGATCCGTGTCGTCGGCACCGCCCCCGGCCTGCGCGCCGCCGCCGTCGGCCGGCTCGGCGAGGTCGCCGTCCTCGACCACCCGGTCGTCGCCGCGGGGCGTCGCGAGCTGCTCACGTTCCTGCGGGAGCAGGCCGTCAGCCGCACCCGGCACCGCTACGGCCACCGGCGCGCCTGA
- a CDS encoding putative protein N(5)-glutamine methyltransferase, translated as MAAGAPSPGLVARLRAAGCVFAEDEAVLLEDAARPGGGSPGPDAALLEPLVARRVAGEPLEHVLGWAELAGRRWSVGPGVFVPRRRSELLVEVGAGLLPGPDDVGATGPPVVLDLCCGCGAVGGAVLLAARDRGVAVELHASDLDPAATAHAVRNLGPLGAAVHTGDLFAPVPATLRGRVDLLLCHAPYVPTGTLPTLPPEAREHEPVAALDGGGDGLDVVRRVAAVAGGWLAPGGALLVEVGEGQVEVATDVLRGAGLRVAVVHGDPGDDPWDDLGAAPGPPAGRAPADGTAPGHRVPGGLVLVGTAPTTRP; from the coding sequence GTGGCGGCCGGCGCGCCGTCACCGGGCCTGGTGGCGCGCCTGCGGGCCGCGGGCTGCGTGTTCGCGGAGGACGAGGCCGTGCTGCTGGAGGACGCCGCCCGGCCGGGCGGCGGTTCTCCCGGCCCGGACGCCGCGCTGCTGGAGCCGCTGGTCGCGCGCCGGGTGGCCGGCGAGCCGCTGGAGCACGTGCTCGGCTGGGCGGAGCTCGCCGGGCGCCGCTGGTCCGTGGGGCCGGGCGTGTTCGTGCCGCGCCGCCGCAGCGAGCTGCTCGTGGAGGTCGGGGCGGGGCTCCTGCCCGGCCCGGACGACGTCGGGGCGACGGGACCGCCGGTGGTGCTGGACCTGTGCTGCGGCTGCGGCGCGGTCGGCGGGGCCGTGCTGCTCGCCGCGCGGGACCGCGGGGTCGCCGTCGAGCTGCACGCCAGCGACCTCGATCCCGCGGCCACCGCGCACGCGGTGCGCAACCTGGGTCCGCTGGGCGCCGCGGTGCACACCGGCGACCTGTTCGCCCCGGTCCCGGCGACGCTGCGCGGTCGCGTCGACCTGCTGCTGTGCCACGCCCCGTACGTGCCGACCGGCACCCTGCCCACGCTGCCGCCGGAGGCCCGAGAGCACGAGCCGGTCGCGGCGCTCGACGGCGGCGGTGACGGGCTGGACGTCGTGCGCCGCGTGGCCGCCGTCGCGGGCGGATGGCTGGCGCCGGGCGGTGCCCTGCTGGTCGAGGTCGGCGAGGGTCAGGTCGAGGTCGCGACGGACGTCCTGCGGGGCGCCGGGCTGCGGGTCGCGGTGGTCCACGGCGACCCCGGGGACGACCCGTGGGACGACCTCGGCGCGGCTCCCGGACCGCCTGCCGGGCGGGCACCCGCCGACGGCACGGCGCCCGGTCACCGCGTGCCGGGCGGCCTCGTCCTCGTGGGGACGGCGCCGACGACCCGCCCCTGA